One Thermodesulfobacteriota bacterium DNA segment encodes these proteins:
- a CDS encoding N-6 DNA methylase: MNRAEKVRLEKALSIYFSEIHKVYTGGNFREESFYPSLKTLVQECSINFITQAGTNVLVLPKKTEVGIPDFLIGKNGEFVGYIEAKTPDTNLSEVEDSEQLKRYRDSLPNIILTNFLEFRLYRYGKAIDKVEVGRQFTLKDLKHPPAPEKLDLFSELLEKFFSFSTPVIQKSSDLSVELAKRTRFLEHILHEELSRDNEEVTRLFKAFQEELIETLTKERFSDLYAQTITYGLFAARMKVQNGFKRETAWRYIPESLPLLKEIFYSMTGPHFPESLSWIVDDISHVLEKADISSILKEFKITRWDEDPVIHFYETFLATYNPKERERLGVYYTPLPVVSYIVRSIHHLLKDKFGKSEGLATNDVTLLDPAAGTLTFVVQAIKQVQMELEEKKKIGLIKSYIEEHIIPNFYAFEILMAPYTVGHFKVSMVLEEMGYRFKKDERFQFYLTNTLEMKEPKQISFLIDLAREGLEAKRIKEKVPILVVLGNPPYSVSSENKSEFIERLMDYYKEDVRGERNIQPLSDDYIKFIRFAHWKIEQGGKGILGFITNNSYLSGVIHRGMRKKLLETFDEIHILNLHGSSRIGEKTPEGGKDENVFDIQQGVAIALFLKYGEG, from the coding sequence ATGAACCGCGCTGAAAAAGTAAGACTGGAAAAGGCACTTAGCATCTACTTTAGTGAAATCCACAAGGTCTATACTGGAGGTAATTTTAGGGAAGAGAGTTTCTATCCATCATTAAAGACTCTCGTTCAGGAATGTTCAATTAATTTTATAACACAAGCAGGAACCAATGTATTAGTGCTGCCAAAAAAAACAGAAGTAGGGATTCCTGATTTTCTTATTGGTAAGAATGGAGAATTTGTCGGATATATTGAAGCTAAAACGCCTGATACCAATCTTAGTGAAGTTGAAGATTCCGAACAACTCAAAAGATATCGTGATTCTCTGCCAAACATTATTTTAACTAACTTCTTAGAGTTCAGGCTATATAGATACGGCAAGGCTATAGATAAGGTAGAGGTGGGAAGGCAATTTACTTTAAAGGATTTGAAACATCCTCCAGCGCCCGAGAAGTTAGATTTATTCTCTGAACTCTTGGAAAAGTTCTTCTCCTTTTCCACTCCTGTGATTCAGAAATCGTCCGATCTCTCCGTTGAACTTGCAAAGAGAACCAGATTCCTCGAGCACATCCTGCACGAGGAGCTTTCAAGGGACAACGAGGAAGTAACAAGATTATTCAAAGCCTTTCAGGAAGAACTGATAGAGACTTTGACAAAGGAGAGGTTTTCCGACCTTTACGCTCAGACTATTACCTATGGTCTTTTTGCTGCAAGGATGAAGGTTCAAAACGGATTTAAAAGGGAAACTGCCTGGAGGTATATTCCTGAAAGCCTGCCTCTACTTAAGGAGATTTTCTATTCTATGACTGGTCCTCATTTTCCTGAATCCCTGTCGTGGATCGTTGATGACATAAGCCACGTACTTGAGAAGGCGGATATCTCTTCAATCCTTAAGGAGTTTAAGATCACCAGATGGGATGAAGATCCCGTAATCCACTTTTATGAAACCTTTCTTGCAACTTATAATCCGAAGGAAAGAGAGCGGTTAGGGGTTTACTATACTCCTTTACCTGTGGTTTCTTACATTGTGAGATCTATTCATCATCTGTTAAAAGATAAATTTGGAAAGAGCGAGGGTCTTGCTACAAACGATGTTACCCTCCTTGACCCTGCTGCGGGGACTCTCACATTTGTAGTTCAAGCTATCAAGCAAGTCCAGATGGAATTAGAAGAAAAGAAAAAGATAGGACTCATTAAATCCTACATAGAAGAGCATATAATACCCAATTTCTACGCCTTTGAGATTCTTATGGCTCCCTATACTGTTGGACATTTTAAGGTCTCTATGGTATTGGAGGAAATGGGCTATCGGTTCAAGAAGGATGAACGGTTTCAGTTTTACCTGACAAATACCCTGGAGATGAAAGAACCAAAGCAGATAAGTTTCCTGATTGACCTTGCCAGAGAAGGGCTGGAGGCAAAGAGGATAAAGGAAAAAGTTCCAATTCTTGTTGTCCTTGGCAATCCTCCCTATTCGGTTAGCTCAGAGAATAAATCGGAGTTTATCGAAAGATTAATGGATTATTATAAAGAAGATGTAAGGGGTGAGAGAAATATCCAGCCGCTTTCAGACGACTATATAAAGTTCATTCGATTCGCCCACTGGAAAATCGAGCAGGGCGGCAAGGGCATACTGGGTTTTATCACCAACAACTCCTATCTTTCAGGAGTAATTCATCGAGGCATGAGGAAGAAACTTCTTGAGACCTTTGATGAGATCCACATCCTTAATCTCCATGGTTCTTCAAGGATTGGAGAAAAGACGCCCGAAGGCGGTAAAGATGAGAACGTTTTTGACATTCAGCAGGGAGTTGCAATAGCACTTTTTTTAAAGTATGGGGAGGGATGA
- a CDS encoding HEPN domain-containing protein, with protein MMKKGVKNWLDSAQYDLETAEHMFKTGRYIYTVFMCHLALEKVLKAKVEEVTDRAAPKTHDLEYLVELAKLSPDEDTERFIVEVTNLSIVTRYPRDFQRILKDFSQKRAGFILTKTKEVFQWIGKSIKL; from the coding sequence ATGATGAAAAAGGGGGTAAAGAACTGGTTAGACTCCGCACAATATGACTTAGAAACCGCCGAGCATATGTTTAAAACGGGCAGATATATCTATACGGTATTTATGTGTCATCTTGCCCTCGAAAAAGTTCTTAAGGCAAAAGTCGAAGAGGTTACTGATAGAGCGGCACCTAAAACCCATGACTTAGAGTATCTTGTGGAACTTGCAAAATTATCTCCCGATGAAGACACAGAGAGATTTATTGTAGAGGTTACCAATTTAAGTATAGTTACAAGATATCCACGAGATTTTCAGAGAATACTTAAAGATTTTTCTCAGAAAAGAGCAGGGTTTATTTTGACAAAAACCAAAGAGGTCTTTCAATGGATAGGGAAATCTATCAAGTTATAA
- a CDS encoding nucleotidyltransferase domain-containing protein codes for MDREIYQVISEYKRRLQSLGIKVKKTFLYGSHAVGKAREDSDIDLLVVSDDFESMDIWERLCLLGRARMGIKRPMEIIGLTEEELESEDSSSFIKDEVKSKGVEVI; via the coding sequence ATGGATAGGGAAATCTATCAAGTTATAAGTGAATATAAGAGAAGACTCCAATCGCTTGGAATCAAAGTTAAGAAAACATTTCTTTATGGTTCCCATGCAGTTGGTAAAGCTAGAGAGGATAGTGATATAGATCTGCTGGTTGTATCAGATGACTTTGAAAGCATGGATATCTGGGAAAGACTTTGTCTCTTAGGGCGTGCCCGCATGGGTATAAAAAGGCCGATGGAAATAATAGGGCTTACTGAAGAAGAGCTGGAGTCTGAAGATAGTAGTAGCTTTATCAAAGACGAGGTTAAATCAAAAGGTGTGGAAGTGATATGA
- the purH gene encoding bifunctional phosphoribosylaminoimidazolecarboxamide formyltransferase/IMP cyclohydrolase, whose amino-acid sequence MNKIKRALISVSNKEGIIDLAKELKKFQIEILSTGGTAKSLKDAGIDVTEISDYIKSPELLGGRVKTLHPKIHAGILAVRDNKTHILELEKHGIKSIDLLVVNLYPFIEVIRNENVSLSEAIENIDIGGPTMVRAGAKNYKYVTVIVNHDDHATIIKELRENNGCISIETNFMLAIKAFSHIAGYEAAISNFLSSIQVDKERAKFPQNLTMHFEKKMGLRYGENPHQEGSFYIEKGFEEACVSNSFQLQGKELSLNNIFDTDAALETVKEFSDPACVIVKHSNPCGVAIGENSLQTFTAARKCDPESAFGGIVAFNTEVDEHTASELTTMFLEVVIAPGYTDEAVSILSSKSNLRVMKTPPLKNSIQGGFDIKRVVGGILVQDRDLSGEQDFKSFRVETKRQPTDEEIEALKFAWKVCKHVKSNAIVFARDGQTIGIGAGQMSRIDSVKIAAMKARVSTKGAVLASDAFFPFRDGIDEAAKSGITAIVQPGGSIRDNETIAAADEHGIAMVFTGVRHFRH is encoded by the coding sequence ATGAATAAAATAAAAAGAGCCCTAATCAGTGTTTCCAATAAAGAAGGAATAATAGACCTTGCAAAGGAACTTAAAAAGTTCCAGATTGAAATACTCTCAACCGGTGGGACTGCAAAATCTTTGAAAGACGCCGGGATTGATGTAACGGAAATTTCAGATTACATTAAATCACCAGAGCTACTAGGCGGAAGGGTAAAGACTTTACACCCTAAAATACACGCCGGTATTCTTGCAGTAAGAGACAATAAAACTCACATACTGGAGCTGGAAAAACACGGCATAAAAAGTATCGATCTTTTAGTGGTCAATCTATATCCATTTATCGAAGTAATTAGAAATGAAAATGTATCGTTGAGCGAAGCGATAGAAAACATAGATATAGGTGGTCCTACAATGGTGCGTGCGGGAGCGAAAAACTATAAATACGTAACCGTCATCGTCAACCATGACGACCATGCAACCATAATTAAAGAGTTAAGGGAAAATAACGGATGTATATCCATCGAAACAAATTTCATGCTGGCAATCAAAGCCTTTTCCCACATAGCAGGTTATGAAGCCGCTATATCTAACTTCCTATCATCTATTCAAGTGGATAAAGAAAGAGCAAAATTCCCCCAAAATCTAACCATGCATTTCGAAAAGAAAATGGGACTCAGGTATGGAGAAAACCCACACCAAGAAGGCTCTTTTTATATCGAAAAGGGTTTTGAAGAGGCCTGTGTCTCAAATTCTTTTCAACTTCAGGGTAAGGAACTATCTCTAAACAATATATTTGATACGGATGCGGCACTCGAAACCGTAAAGGAGTTTTCCGATCCAGCCTGCGTGATTGTTAAACACAGCAACCCATGTGGGGTCGCAATTGGAGAAAATTCACTGCAAACATTTACCGCCGCGAGGAAATGTGACCCAGAAAGCGCATTTGGCGGTATTGTAGCCTTCAATACGGAAGTCGACGAACATACAGCATCTGAGCTTACCACGATGTTTCTTGAAGTAGTAATAGCGCCCGGCTACACCGATGAAGCGGTTTCAATCCTTTCAAGTAAGTCAAATCTTAGGGTTATGAAAACACCTCCCCTCAAAAATTCGATACAAGGCGGTTTTGATATAAAGAGGGTAGTAGGCGGTATACTCGTTCAGGACAGGGATCTTAGTGGAGAGCAGGATTTTAAGAGCTTCAGGGTAGAGACTAAGCGACAACCCACTGATGAAGAAATAGAGGCGCTGAAATTCGCATGGAAGGTATGTAAGCATGTAAAATCTAATGCAATTGTCTTTGCACGCGATGGACAGACCATAGGCATCGGTGCCGGGCAGATGAGCAGAATAGATTCCGTAAAAATTGCTGCCATGAAGGCAAGAGTTTCCACAAAAGGGGCCGTACTTGCATCCGACGCCTTTTTCCCATTTCGTGATGGAATTGACGAAGCAGCAAAGTCCGGTATAACAGCGATTGTACAACCGGGTGGCTCAATAAGGGATAATGAAACAATAGCGGCTGCAGACGAACACGGTATCGCCATGGTTTTTACAGGTGTAAGACATTTTAGACATTAA
- a CDS encoding MlaD family protein encodes MDQRALKLKVGFFVLVTFIILVIFVFIFGGDKVLFKRRYNLNTSFTNTAGLTQGAAVRLSGVRIGSVKDVEFPKDPDINLIKVVMEVSEEGMRRISPDSVATIQTEGLLGDKYIEIIRGKKEPPKQIQNDTQIKSYTPPQVQELIGQSGLLIDNIISISQSMDKIVKGFGKQENIENINKTIASLSKSAEAIENSLKAIEDGRGVLHTLIYGGRDKSGQGFDENTLLKIDSAVTNLNDLIGQIRKGPGLFNALIYDKKLSEELDSTLSNISSASDDLGGQDGIAPELKKAATNFREITEMLKGGEGTIGALLIDPTIYDNLKGVLGEADRSRFVRAAVKYLLDEKAKDTENQ; translated from the coding sequence ATGGATCAACGCGCATTGAAGCTGAAGGTCGGTTTTTTCGTTCTAGTAACATTTATAATATTGGTAATTTTTGTGTTTATCTTTGGGGGAGATAAGGTACTTTTTAAGAGAAGGTATAATCTGAATACCTCCTTTACCAACACTGCCGGCCTCACTCAGGGGGCTGCTGTAAGGCTGTCGGGGGTGCGAATCGGCAGCGTTAAGGATGTTGAATTTCCTAAAGATCCTGATATCAACCTCATCAAGGTTGTCATGGAGGTTAGTGAGGAGGGGATGAGAAGGATCAGTCCTGATTCCGTTGCAACAATACAGACTGAAGGACTGCTTGGAGATAAGTACATCGAAATAATAAGGGGAAAGAAAGAGCCTCCAAAGCAGATTCAAAACGACACCCAGATAAAAAGCTACACTCCACCCCAGGTTCAGGAGTTGATAGGTCAATCAGGGCTGTTGATCGATAATATTATAAGTATCTCACAGAGCATGGATAAGATTGTGAAGGGTTTTGGTAAACAAGAAAACATTGAGAATATAAATAAAACGATTGCGTCGCTTAGCAAGAGTGCTGAAGCCATCGAGAATAGCCTGAAAGCAATAGAAGATGGTAGAGGTGTACTTCATACTCTCATTTATGGCGGTAGGGATAAGTCTGGACAGGGGTTTGATGAAAATACACTTTTAAAAATTGACAGTGCCGTGACAAATCTCAATGATTTGATCGGCCAAATCCGAAAAGGCCCGGGCCTTTTCAATGCGTTGATTTATGATAAGAAATTGTCTGAAGAATTAGACAGCACACTATCGAATATCAGTTCTGCTTCAGATGATCTTGGTGGCCAAGATGGAATAGCACCTGAACTTAAAAAGGCTGCAACAAACTTCAGGGAGATAACGGAAATGCTTAAGGGTGGTGAAGGAACCATAGGTGCGCTCTTAATCGATCCTACCATATATGATAATTTAAAGGGCGTATTGGGCGAGGCTGATAGGAGTAGATTTGTTCGCGCTGCAGTCAAGTATCTACTGGATGAGAAGGCAAAGGATACGGAAAACCAATAG
- a CDS encoding TolC family protein has translation MASTILLLILSLANIQEVMNLSLQDVRRIALENNRDIQIQRKDVEISLGEVKKQKGIFDPLFNISSSYTDGTTPTTSSFIVSGEVEQKEFNAQANVQGDLPTGTFYNLFNFSVSRTSSNSPIVDLSPSWFNSLGFNIGQDLLKNFGTSVNLTPIVVAKRSSEISYEELKRSISQVFLNVETGYWNLVAAKRNLELAQTALDLAKDLQRRNEIQVEVGVLPPVAVVEAKSEVAAREVDLIRAENSLKAAEDALKNILAIPLSQKISAVEEPKTAYLSFDESQVLEEAYENRPEVQQAKLDIKNKESLKKFYSNQRLPSLSIQGNILLEGLGGDENPDRLSFGDMPEPIPDRFLGAGKSFNSLFGADFPTWQVLGVFSFPIFNQTAKGDYVKASAEADRSVIAFKKVLDNISLDVSNAIINIEDSIRGIQAAKVAVELREEVLRNNQERLNVGIGTTRDVLESQRDLVNEKFLEIRAITSYNIALAQLEFARGTILEFSGVKLKN, from the coding sequence ATGGCATCTACAATTCTCTTACTTATATTATCCCTGGCTAATATTCAGGAAGTCATGAATTTATCTCTTCAAGACGTGAGAAGAATTGCGCTTGAAAACAATCGGGATATACAGATTCAAAGGAAGGACGTAGAGATTTCACTGGGAGAAGTAAAGAAGCAGAAGGGTATATTCGATCCTCTATTTAACATAAGTTCATCATATACGGATGGTACTACACCCACAACCAGTTCATTTATAGTGAGTGGTGAGGTCGAACAAAAGGAGTTTAATGCCCAGGCAAATGTGCAGGGCGATCTCCCTACGGGAACCTTCTATAACCTCTTTAATTTTTCCGTATCAAGGACGTCATCAAACTCTCCGATCGTCGATTTGTCTCCAAGTTGGTTCAATTCTCTCGGTTTTAACATAGGACAAGATCTACTAAAAAACTTCGGCACCAGCGTAAATTTGACACCAATCGTAGTAGCGAAGAGATCAAGCGAAATATCATATGAAGAATTAAAAAGAAGTATTTCTCAAGTCTTTCTAAACGTTGAGACTGGATATTGGAATCTCGTGGCTGCAAAAAGGAATCTTGAGTTAGCCCAGACTGCACTCGATCTTGCTAAAGACCTCCAAAGGAGAAATGAAATTCAGGTTGAGGTAGGGGTACTTCCCCCGGTAGCCGTTGTTGAAGCCAAATCCGAGGTTGCCGCACGAGAGGTGGATCTAATCAGGGCTGAGAATTCTCTAAAAGCGGCAGAGGATGCTTTGAAGAATATACTCGCAATCCCTCTATCCCAGAAGATTTCCGCGGTTGAAGAGCCTAAAACTGCATATCTGTCATTTGATGAGAGTCAGGTACTTGAAGAAGCCTATGAAAATAGACCCGAGGTCCAACAGGCAAAGCTGGACATTAAGAACAAGGAATCACTTAAGAAGTTTTATTCAAATCAGAGACTGCCTAGTTTATCCATACAGGGGAATATATTACTCGAAGGTTTGGGCGGTGACGAAAATCCAGATCGACTGAGCTTTGGCGACATGCCTGAACCAATCCCTGACAGGTTTTTGGGCGCTGGTAAATCATTCAACAGTTTATTTGGCGCTGATTTTCCAACATGGCAGGTACTGGGTGTTTTTAGTTTTCCTATCTTCAACCAAACAGCAAAGGGTGATTATGTAAAGGCATCTGCTGAGGCGGATAGAAGTGTAATAGCTTTTAAGAAGGTATTAGATAATATATCACTCGATGTCAGTAACGCAATAATAAATATTGAAGATAGTATAAGGGGTATACAGGCCGCAAAAGTGGCTGTGGAGCTCCGCGAAGAGGTTTTAAGAAACAATCAAGAAAGGCTGAATGTGGGTATTGGTACAACTAGAGATGTATTAGAAAGCCAGCGAGATTTGGTTAATGAGAAGTTTTTGGAGATTAGAGCCATAACATCTTATAATATTGCCCTTGCGCAGCTTGAGTTTGCAAGGGGAACTATACTGGAGTTTAGCGGTGTTAAGCTAAAAAATTAA